A window of the Verminephrobacter eiseniae EF01-2 genome harbors these coding sequences:
- a CDS encoding AAA family ATPase → MRVLVYKDLDIRRVKTAFTKVRAAIEAGDLRSADVKKLAPTPYWRAKLDYANRLLLQFVRHGQETVCLALEVIENHAYDKSRFLRGASIDESKIEREPVVANPAAPDGKADSMLQLRWMHPSRAEFELLDKPIVFDDAQEAVRRLPAPVVVVGSAGSGKTAVTLAKLREAEGHVLYVTQSAYLAQSARALYDAHGYENAAQEVEFLSYREFVETLRVPAGREVTFTAFCNWFDRHRQTLRSQLGDLDAHALFEEFRGVLGASAQGPLDLPAYLALGPRQSLLAAAEREAAHKLFARYRQWLQESQLFDLNLVAHEWQRLAAPNYDFVVIDEVQDLTNVQLALVLACLKRPGQFLLCGDSNQIVHPNFFSWAAVRTLFWHGLAGEAAQRQALSVLQANFRNTRAVTDLANALLKIKQARFGSIDKESNFLVESASPQSGQVRLLPTHTATLRDLDAQTRASVQHAIIVLRDEDKPAAREHFRSPLVFSVHEAKGLEYPHVILYTLVSGQRAAYAEVCDGVAQADLQVEQLAYSRARDKGDKSLELYKFYVNALYVAMTRAVATLVLVESDTSHPLLALLGLQVAETSAARSATPVQTSTRDEWAQEARKLELQGKEEQARAIRETFLQTKPVPWTPWSEVAMREYLPRALDRTQPSNKPRQALLDYALWHGQQVWIGQLAKQAQFAPALRLAPGGDLDRAVAWRETALLRQRHLQPYAARNFKDLLRQCDQYGVDHRGPTGATPLMMAARAGHLALVEALLERAANPLLTDEFGHTPWLAALNRAMEDAPFAQQSIGMLFDRIAPPVLDVQTDARLVRLERHQAEYWILSLMLAGLKTQCTMCVKRPYSPYRCADGFFAEELGTTLVCLPEYLWKAQRHKRSYLNQVLARAEINSTYLPARRLWARTTNGHYLPNPQLQLRTHADGDAPTWRPVYEVLNLAWVNDGTSHSAPDFAGAGWSLRPPVAAAASPT, encoded by the coding sequence ATGCGTGTGCTTGTCTACAAAGATCTCGATATCCGCCGTGTCAAGACGGCATTCACCAAAGTGCGCGCTGCGATCGAAGCGGGCGACCTGCGCAGCGCCGATGTCAAAAAGCTCGCACCGACGCCGTACTGGCGCGCCAAACTCGATTACGCCAACCGCCTGTTGTTGCAGTTCGTGCGCCATGGCCAAGAGACCGTCTGCTTGGCGCTGGAGGTGATCGAAAATCACGCTTACGACAAGTCGCGCTTTCTGCGCGGCGCCAGCATCGACGAATCGAAGATCGAGCGCGAGCCTGTGGTCGCCAATCCTGCCGCGCCCGACGGCAAGGCCGACAGCATGTTGCAGTTGCGCTGGATGCATCCGAGCCGGGCGGAGTTCGAACTGCTCGACAAGCCCATCGTTTTTGACGACGCCCAAGAGGCGGTGCGCCGCTTGCCGGCGCCGGTGGTCGTCGTCGGCTCGGCGGGTTCGGGCAAGACTGCCGTCACGCTGGCCAAGCTGCGCGAGGCCGAAGGCCATGTCTTGTACGTCACGCAGTCGGCCTATCTGGCGCAGTCGGCGCGCGCGCTCTACGATGCCCATGGCTACGAGAATGCGGCGCAGGAGGTGGAGTTTCTGAGCTACCGCGAATTCGTCGAGACTTTGCGCGTGCCGGCTGGCCGCGAGGTGACATTCACGGCCTTTTGCAACTGGTTCGACCGGCATCGCCAGACGCTGCGCAGCCAGTTGGGCGATCTCGATGCGCATGCCTTGTTCGAGGAGTTCCGGGGCGTGCTTGGCGCCAGCGCGCAAGGCCCGCTCGATCTGCCGGCATACCTGGCTTTGGGGCCGCGCCAGTCCTTGCTCGCAGCCGCCGAGCGGGAGGCGGCGCACAAGCTCTTCGCACGCTACCGCCAGTGGTTGCAGGAGTCGCAACTGTTCGACTTGAACCTGGTGGCCCATGAATGGCAGCGCTTGGCCGCGCCGAACTACGACTTCGTGGTGATCGATGAGGTGCAGGACCTGACCAATGTGCAACTCGCGCTGGTGCTGGCCTGTCTGAAGCGGCCCGGGCAATTCCTGCTGTGCGGCGACTCCAACCAGATCGTCCATCCCAACTTCTTCTCCTGGGCGGCCGTGCGCACGCTGTTCTGGCACGGCCTGGCGGGCGAGGCGGCGCAGCGCCAGGCATTGTCGGTGTTGCAGGCGAATTTTCGCAACACGCGCGCGGTCACCGATCTGGCCAACGCCTTGCTCAAGATCAAGCAGGCGCGCTTTGGCTCGATCGACAAGGAGAGCAATTTCCTGGTCGAGAGCGCTTCGCCGCAAAGCGGCCAGGTGCGCCTGCTGCCCACGCACACGGCCACGCTGCGCGATCTGGATGCGCAAACCAGGGCCTCGGTGCAGCATGCGATCATCGTGCTGCGCGATGAAGACAAGCCGGCGGCGCGCGAGCATTTCCGCTCTCCGCTGGTGTTCTCGGTGCACGAGGCCAAGGGCCTGGAGTATCCGCATGTGATCCTCTACACGCTGGTGTCCGGCCAGCGCGCCGCCTACGCCGAGGTCTGCGATGGCGTCGCCCAGGCCGACCTGCAAGTCGAGCAACTGGCCTACAGCCGCGCCCGCGACAAGGGCGACAAGTCGCTCGAGCTGTACAAGTTCTACGTCAACGCGCTGTACGTGGCGATGACGCGCGCGGTTGCCACCTTGGTGCTGGTCGAGTCCGACACCAGCCACCCCTTGCTGGCCCTGCTCGGTCTGCAAGTCGCCGAGACCTCGGCGGCCCGCAGCGCAACGCCGGTGCAGACCTCGACACGCGACGAATGGGCGCAGGAAGCGCGCAAGCTCGAACTGCAAGGCAAAGAGGAGCAGGCGCGCGCCATCCGCGAAACCTTCCTGCAAACCAAACCGGTGCCGTGGACGCCATGGTCCGAAGTCGCGATGCGCGAATATCTGCCCCGCGCACTCGACCGCACGCAGCCGTCGAACAAACCCCGCCAGGCCCTGCTGGACTACGCGCTGTGGCATGGGCAGCAGGTCTGGATCGGACAACTGGCAAAACAGGCACAGTTTGCGCCAGCGCTGCGTCTGGCACCGGGCGGCGACCTCGACAGGGCGGTCGCTTGGCGCGAGACCGCCCTGCTGCGCCAGCGCCACTTGCAGCCCTATGCCGCGCGCAATTTCAAGGACTTGCTGCGCCAGTGCGATCAGTACGGCGTCGACCACCGCGGCCCCACCGGCGCCACCCCGCTGATGATGGCCGCGCGCGCCGGCCACCTGGCCTTGGTCGAGGCGCTGTTGGAGCGCGCCGCCAACCCGTTGCTGACAGACGAATTCGGTCATACGCCGTGGCTCGCGGCACTGAACCGGGCGATGGAAGATGCGCCATTCGCGCAGCAGTCGATCGGCATGCTGTTTGACCGCATCGCGCCGCCGGTGCTGGATGTGCAAACCGATGCCCGCTTGGTGCGGCTGGAGCGCCATCAGGCCGAGTATTGGATCCTGAGCCTGATGCTGGCCGGCCTCAAGACGCAGTGCACGATGTGCGTCAAGCGTCCATACAGTCCGTACCGATGCGCCGATGGTTTCTTTGCCGAGGAACTCGGCACGACCTTGGTCTGTTTGCCCGAGTACCTGTGGAAAGCACAGCGGCACAAACGCAGCTACCTCAACCAGGTGCTGGCGCGCGCCGAGATCAACAGCACCTATCTGCCAGCGCGCCGCCTGTGGGCCAGAACCACCAACGGCCACTACCTGCCCAACCCGCAATTGCAACTGCGCACCCATGCCGACGGTGACGCGCCGACATGGCGCCCGGTGTATGAGGTGCTGAATCTGGCCTGGGTGAATGACGGCACCTCCCATTCTGCCCCCGACTTCGCTGGCGCCGGGTGGTCGCTGCGGCCCCCCGTGGCGGCGGCGGCGTCGCCAACGTAG
- a CDS encoding nucleotidyltransferase family protein: MPMPGPARSTAPASSPVVLVLASGRGERFAASGGAAHKLRALLHGQPLLEHTLAAVRASGLPWHVEDGGHPGMGDSIAAAVRATAGAPGWLVLPGDLPLIRPDTLRSIASALSGCAVAVPVHRQERGHPVGFAAQCLPGLQALQGERGAASVLRQQAQQGRVRWVEVDDEGTVTDVDTVQDLERAAQILRARKGRGGGRY, translated from the coding sequence ATGCCAATGCCCGGACCTGCCCGAAGCACGGCACCAGCGTCCAGCCCCGTGGTGCTGGTGCTGGCCTCGGGCCGGGGCGAGCGCTTTGCGGCCTCGGGAGGCGCGGCGCACAAGCTGCGCGCGCTGCTCCACGGCCAACCGCTGCTCGAACACACGCTGGCCGCCGTGCGCGCCAGCGGCCTGCCCTGGCATGTGGAGGATGGCGGCCATCCCGGCATGGGGGACTCGATTGCCGCAGCGGTGCGCGCCACCGCTGGCGCCCCCGGGTGGCTGGTATTGCCCGGCGATCTGCCGCTGATCCGCCCGGACACCTTGCGCAGCATCGCCAGCGCGCTCTCGGGCTGCGCGGTGGCCGTGCCCGTGCACCGCCAGGAGCGCGGTCACCCGGTGGGGTTTGCCGCCCAATGCCTGCCCGGCCTGCAGGCCCTGCAAGGCGAACGAGGCGCCGCCAGCGTGCTGCGCCAGCAGGCGCAGCAGGGCCGGGTGCGGTGGGTGGAGGTGGACGATGAGGGCACGGTGACCGATGTGGACACCGTGCAAGACCTGGAGCGCGCCGCGCAAATCCTGCGGGCGCGCAAGGGTCGTGGCGGGGGCAGGTATTGA
- a CDS encoding phosphomannomutase/phosphoglucomutase — protein MQAAPAIFKAYDIRGIVPSTLNEALARGLGRAFGSAARAQGQHTVAVGRDGRLSGPALAAALIEGLVEAGIAVIDVGQVTTPLLYFAASTLCASGIQVTGSHNPRDYNGFKMVLAGRAIHGEEIQGLRRCMEQESWQLRPGGSVRHADVLPAYHERIVGDVRLARPMKIVLDCGNGIAGASTPALLRALGCEVIELFSQVDGNFPNHHPDPSKPENLRDLIAALQGSDAELGLALDGDGDRLGIVTRDGHNIFADRQLMLLAQDVLARVPGAEIIFDVKCSQRLAPAIEAAGGVPVMHQTGHSLIKARMQQGNAPLGGEMSGHIFFKERWYGFDDGSYAGCRLLEILSRSSDPSACLDALPASFSTPELNVDCAEGEAHRLSAQLQALAAQLPWDAQARVSTIDGLRIDWPDGFGLIRASNTTPVLVLRFEGHDRPALARIEAAMLALLHRVKPEARLRA, from the coding sequence GTGCAAGCAGCGCCCGCCATTTTCAAAGCCTATGACATTCGCGGCATCGTGCCGTCGACCCTGAACGAGGCGCTGGCACGGGGTCTGGGCCGGGCCTTTGGCAGCGCCGCGCGCGCGCAGGGGCAGCACACCGTGGCCGTGGGGCGGGACGGGCGTCTGTCAGGCCCGGCCCTGGCGGCGGCGCTGATCGAGGGCCTGGTGGAGGCCGGCATCGCGGTGATCGATGTCGGCCAGGTGACCACGCCGCTGCTGTACTTTGCCGCCAGCACCCTGTGCGCCAGCGGCATCCAGGTCACCGGCAGCCACAACCCCAGGGACTACAACGGCTTCAAGATGGTGCTCGCCGGCCGGGCCATCCACGGTGAAGAAATACAGGGCTTGCGCCGCTGCATGGAGCAAGAAAGCTGGCAACTGCGGCCCGGTGGCAGCGTGCGCCATGCGGATGTGCTGCCGGCATACCACGAGCGCATCGTCGGCGATGTCCGGTTGGCGCGTCCGATGAAGATCGTGCTGGACTGCGGCAACGGCATCGCCGGCGCATCGACCCCGGCGCTGTTGCGTGCGTTGGGCTGCGAGGTGATCGAGCTGTTCTCGCAGGTCGATGGCAACTTCCCGAACCACCACCCGGACCCGAGCAAGCCGGAGAATCTGCGCGACCTGATCGCTGCCCTGCAGGGCAGCGACGCTGAGTTGGGCCTGGCCCTCGATGGCGATGGCGACCGGCTGGGCATCGTCACCAGGGACGGCCACAACATCTTCGCCGACCGCCAATTGATGCTGCTGGCGCAGGATGTGCTCGCGCGCGTGCCTGGCGCCGAGATCATCTTCGACGTCAAATGCAGCCAGCGCCTGGCGCCCGCGATCGAGGCGGCCGGCGGTGTGCCGGTGATGCACCAGACCGGCCACTCGCTGATCAAGGCCCGCATGCAACAGGGCAACGCGCCGCTGGGCGGCGAGATGAGCGGCCATATCTTCTTCAAGGAGCGCTGGTACGGCTTTGACGACGGCAGCTACGCCGGCTGTCGCCTGCTGGAGATCCTCAGCCGCAGCAGCGACCCGAGCGCCTGTCTCGATGCCCTGCCCGCGAGTTTCTCCACGCCAGAGCTGAATGTGGACTGTGCCGAAGGCGAAGCGCACCGCCTGAGCGCCCAATTGCAGGCCCTGGCAGCGCAATTGCCGTGGGACGCCCAGGCGCGCGTCAGCACCATCGACGGCCTGCGCATCGACTGGCCCGACGGCTTTGGCCTGATCCGCGCGAGCAACACCACGCCGGTGCTGGTGCTGCGCTTCGAAGGGCACGACCGCCCTGCCCTGGCGCGCATCGAGGCGGCGATGCTGGCCTTGCTGCACCGGGTCAAGCCCGAGGCCCGGCTGCGGGCCTGA
- a CDS encoding AlkA N-terminal domain-containing protein — protein sequence MTQPPQPACAPAADASDEGRYLALLARDARFDGHFFTGVTSTGIYCRPVCAVRTPRRDNCRFFTLAAQAERAGFRPCLRCRPELAPQALRWSLQDASAVLVQQAVRLLDAPELWAPAPQQAAQAAQAGHTGAVARLAQRLGVSDRHLRRIFEAALGVSPLQYLQTRRLLTAKQLLTDTTMPVTDIALASGFASLRRFNAAFAGHYRLNPTQLRRSGADTAAPTQCSDASVITPAQRSGASAIPMQRSDTNATATQRSGTNATAGHTGELRLAWRPPLDVAALLAFFARRQLHGVEWVLPDGAGPILRRTVRLAPGCTGQPREIIGWISARFDGSRHLLLLQASDSLYPVLPLVIRRVRALLDLDADPAAINAVLHPHFPQGDGLRLPGAFDGFELAVRAVLGQQVTLAAARTLGQRLVERLGQTIATPWPELQRLFPAPATLAATDGAVLGQMGIVRQRQAAIVALARAVDGGQLALHDGADPEKTTAALCALPGIGDWTAQYIAMRVLRWPDAFPSGDVALHKALGLQGQKNPARAATAAAQAWRPWRSYALLRAWAGAAAQA from the coding sequence ATGACACAGCCCCCACAGCCTGCTTGCGCACCGGCCGCAGACGCCTCGGATGAGGGCCGCTACCTGGCGCTGCTGGCCCGCGACGCGCGCTTTGACGGGCATTTTTTCACCGGCGTGACATCCACCGGCATCTACTGCCGCCCGGTCTGCGCCGTGCGCACACCCCGGCGTGACAACTGCCGCTTCTTCACGCTGGCCGCCCAGGCCGAACGGGCCGGCTTTCGCCCCTGTCTGCGCTGCCGGCCCGAACTGGCGCCCCAGGCGCTGCGCTGGTCGCTGCAGGACGCCAGCGCCGTCTTGGTGCAACAGGCCGTGCGCCTGCTCGACGCCCCCGAACTGTGGGCGCCAGCGCCGCAACAGGCCGCTCAGGCCGCTCAGGCCGGCCATACCGGCGCCGTCGCCCGGCTGGCGCAACGCCTGGGCGTGAGCGACCGCCACCTGCGCCGCATTTTCGAGGCCGCCCTGGGCGTATCGCCGCTGCAATACCTGCAAACGCGGCGGCTGCTGACCGCCAAGCAGTTGCTGACCGACACCACGATGCCCGTCACCGACATAGCCCTGGCCAGCGGCTTTGCCAGCCTGCGCCGCTTCAACGCCGCGTTTGCCGGGCATTACCGTCTGAACCCCACACAATTGCGCCGCAGCGGCGCCGATACCGCTGCACCCACGCAATGCAGTGACGCCAGCGTCATCACACCCGCGCAACGCAGCGGCGCCAGCGCCATACCAATGCAACGCAGTGACACCAATGCCACAGCCACGCAACGCAGTGGCACCAACGCCACTGCGGGCCACACCGGCGAACTGCGCCTGGCCTGGCGCCCGCCGCTGGACGTGGCTGCGCTGCTGGCATTTTTTGCCCGCCGGCAGTTGCACGGCGTGGAGTGGGTGCTGCCGGACGGCGCCGGCCCGATCCTGCGGCGCACCGTGCGGCTGGCGCCCGGCTGCACCGGGCAGCCCCGGGAGATCATCGGCTGGATCAGCGCCCGCTTCGATGGCAGCCGCCATCTGCTGCTGTTGCAGGCCAGCGACAGCCTGTACCCGGTGTTGCCACTCGTGATCCGCCGGGTGCGCGCGCTGCTGGACCTCGATGCCGACCCTGCCGCCATCAACGCCGTGCTGCACCCGCATTTTCCGCAAGGCGATGGCTTGCGGCTGCCCGGCGCGTTTGACGGCTTCGAACTGGCCGTGCGGGCCGTGCTGGGCCAGCAAGTCACGCTGGCAGCGGCGCGCACGCTCGGCCAGCGCCTGGTCGAGCGGCTGGGCCAGACCATTGCCACCCCCTGGCCCGAACTCCAGCGCCTGTTCCCCGCCCCCGCCACGCTGGCCGCCACCGATGGCGCGGTGCTCGGCCAGATGGGCATCGTGCGCCAGCGCCAAGCCGCCATCGTGGCACTGGCGCGCGCGGTCGACGGCGGCCAGTTGGCCCTGCATGACGGCGCCGATCCGGAAAAAACCACGGCCGCCCTGTGCGCCCTGCCCGGCATTGGCGACTGGACCGCGCAATACATCGCGATGCGGGTGCTGCGCTGGCCCGATGCGTTTCCGTCCGGCGATGTCGCGCTGCACAAGGCGCTGGGCCTGCAAGGGCAGAAAAACCCGGCCCGCGCCGCCACCGCCGCCGCGCAGGCTTGGCGCCCCTGGCGCAGCTACGCGCTGCTACGGGCCTGGGCCGGCGCAGCCGCGCAGGCATGA
- the pdxH gene encoding pyridoxamine 5'-phosphate oxidase, with protein MNLSIAELRKSYGRAELNEDAAHADPLQQFDQWLGQAIAAQLPEPNAMTLATVGSDLRPSTRIVLIKGYDERGIVWFTNYDSRKGRQIAGNPCAALQFHWVELERVVRIEGLVQKVSDQESDAYFDSRPLDSRIGAWASPQSQVIAGRGVLLANAARYGAQFMLKPPRPQHWGGYRLEPDLWEFWQGRKSRLHDRLRYRMAGGQWVRERLAP; from the coding sequence ATGAACCTCTCCATCGCCGAGCTGCGCAAAAGCTACGGGCGCGCCGAACTCAACGAAGACGCGGCGCATGCCGATCCCCTGCAGCAGTTTGACCAGTGGCTCGGGCAAGCCATTGCGGCGCAGTTGCCCGAGCCCAATGCGATGACGCTGGCCACCGTGGGCAGTGACCTGCGCCCCAGCACGCGCATCGTGCTCATCAAGGGCTATGACGAGCGCGGCATCGTCTGGTTTACCAATTACGACAGCCGCAAGGGGCGTCAAATCGCGGGCAACCCTTGTGCGGCCTTGCAGTTCCATTGGGTGGAGTTGGAGCGTGTGGTGCGCATCGAAGGTCTGGTGCAAAAGGTCAGCGATCAGGAAAGCGATGCGTACTTCGACAGCCGCCCGCTCGATTCGCGCATCGGCGCCTGGGCCAGCCCGCAAAGCCAGGTGATTGCAGGCCGTGGTGTGCTGCTGGCCAATGCCGCCAGGTACGGCGCGCAGTTCATGCTCAAGCCACCCCGGCCACAGCATTGGGGCGGGTACCGGCTCGAACCGGACCTGTGGGAGTTCTGGCAGGGGCGCAAGAGCCGCTTGCATGACCGGTTGCGCTATCGGATGGCCGGGGGGCAGTGGGTGCGGGAGCGGCTGGCGCCTTGA
- a CDS encoding DMT family transporter produces the protein MNGPGTRAMSAWIGEYTLLAALWGASFLFMRLGAAEFGPLPTAGLRVALAAVFLWPVLLHQGHWHLLRRHWRPIMLAGLLNSAIPFALFAWAVMHITTGLTSVLNATAPLFGALVAWAWLGERIDRLRWAGLALGFVGVVLLAWRTPEGAGPKTGQADWAMAACLLATGCYGLAASFARRYLSGIAPLAIATGSQLGAALGLALPTCWLWPAQTPGPRAWAAIAVVAVLCTSIAYTLYFRLIAHAGPSRAITVTLVAPVFAVLYGALFFGEAITLWMAGCALMIVCGTLLSTGLVDALRGSPLRSR, from the coding sequence ATGAACGGCCCGGGAACCCGCGCCATGTCGGCCTGGATCGGTGAATACACCCTGCTGGCAGCGTTGTGGGGCGCGTCCTTTTTGTTCATGCGGCTGGGGGCGGCCGAATTCGGCCCCTTGCCCACCGCAGGGCTGCGCGTAGCGCTGGCCGCCGTATTCCTGTGGCCGGTCTTGCTGCACCAGGGTCACTGGCACCTGCTGCGGCGGCATTGGCGTCCGATCATGCTGGCGGGCCTGCTCAACTCGGCCATCCCCTTTGCACTGTTTGCCTGGGCCGTGATGCACATCACCACCGGCCTGACCTCCGTCCTGAACGCCACGGCGCCGCTGTTTGGCGCGCTGGTGGCCTGGGCCTGGCTGGGCGAGCGCATCGATCGCCTGCGCTGGGCCGGCCTGGCGCTCGGTTTTGTCGGCGTGGTGCTGCTGGCCTGGCGCACACCGGAGGGTGCGGGGCCGAAGACCGGACAGGCCGATTGGGCGATGGCCGCCTGCCTGCTGGCCACCGGCTGTTATGGCCTGGCGGCCAGCTTTGCACGGCGCTACCTCAGCGGCATAGCGCCACTGGCCATCGCCACCGGCAGCCAGTTGGGCGCGGCACTGGGCCTGGCCCTGCCCACCTGCTGGCTGTGGCCCGCCCAAACGCCCGGCCCACGCGCCTGGGCAGCGATTGCCGTGGTTGCCGTGTTGTGCACCTCGATTGCCTACACCCTGTACTTTCGCCTGATCGCCCACGCAGGCCCGAGCCGGGCCATCACCGTGACCCTGGTGGCCCCCGTGTTCGCCGTGCTCTACGGGGCCTTGTTCTTCGGCGAAGCCATCACACTGTGGATGGCAGGCTGCGCGCTGATGATCGTCTGCGGAACGCTGCTGTCGACCGGGCTCGTCGACGCGCTGCGGGGCAGTCCGCTCCGATCCCGATGA
- a CDS encoding co-chaperone GroES — translation MNLRPLHDRVIVKRIESETTTASGIVIPDNAAEKPDQGEVLAVGPGKKNDKGELIALNVKVGDRVLFGKYSGQTVKVHRDELLVMKEDDLFAVVEK, via the coding sequence ATGAACCTTCGCCCTCTGCACGATCGCGTGATCGTCAAGCGTATTGAAAGTGAAACCACGACCGCCTCCGGCATCGTGATCCCTGACAACGCCGCTGAAAAGCCCGATCAAGGTGAAGTGCTGGCCGTCGGCCCTGGCAAGAAGAACGACAAGGGCGAGTTGATCGCCCTGAACGTGAAGGTCGGCGACCGCGTTTTGTTCGGCAAGTACTCGGGCCAGACCGTCAAGGTGCACCGCGACGAGTTGCTGGTCATGAAGGAAGACGATCTGTTTGCCGTGGTCGAGAAGTAA
- a CDS encoding 3-deoxy-D-manno-octulosonic acid transferase, whose protein sequence is MNAALALYSLLTWCAQPLLLRKLRRRAVAEPGYARSVGERFGRYPQPIDSLMPHSIDLPGQFVWVHAVSLGETRAAAILLAQLREQLPGMRLLLTHGTATGRAEGKKLLHTGDVQVWQPWDTPGAVARFLRKFRPAVGILMETEVWPNLVAGCCQRGVPLVLANARLNEKSLRRAQSLAALARPAYGGLSAVWAQTDADAARLRAIGAKVRGVFGNLKFDAQPDADQLARGRAWRAQTDRPVLLLASSRAGEEALWLQRLNKNRAQADRAPSAMKSQASAVQPAVQWLIVPRHPQRFDEVQQLLERAGLSVSRRSRWAAAPAPADVWLGDSLGEMALYYGLADVALLGGSFAPLGGQDLIEAAACGCPLVLGPHTFNFAEAAERACAAGAAQRVPDIGAGMALALQLARDGAQQRAASARATHFANTGKGAAQATVQAVLGYLRRDEETGGY, encoded by the coding sequence ATGAACGCCGCACTGGCCCTGTACTCGCTGCTGACCTGGTGCGCGCAGCCGCTGCTGCTGCGCAAGCTGCGCCGCCGCGCCGTGGCCGAGCCCGGCTATGCCCGCTCCGTGGGCGAGCGCTTTGGCCGATATCCGCAGCCCATCGACAGCCTGATGCCGCACAGCATCGACCTGCCGGGCCAGTTCGTCTGGGTGCATGCGGTCTCTCTGGGCGAGACCCGGGCGGCGGCCATCTTGCTGGCGCAGTTGCGCGAACAACTGCCCGGGATGCGTCTGCTGCTCACCCATGGCACGGCCACGGGCCGCGCCGAAGGCAAGAAACTGCTGCACACCGGCGATGTGCAGGTCTGGCAGCCCTGGGATACGCCCGGCGCCGTGGCGCGCTTTCTGCGCAAGTTCCGGCCCGCCGTCGGCATCCTGATGGAAACCGAGGTCTGGCCCAATCTGGTGGCCGGCTGCTGCCAGCGGGGGGTGCCGCTGGTGCTGGCCAACGCGCGCCTGAACGAAAAATCGCTGCGCCGGGCACAGTCGCTGGCAGCGCTGGCGCGACCGGCCTACGGCGGACTGAGCGCCGTCTGGGCGCAAACCGATGCCGACGCGGCCCGTCTGCGGGCCATAGGCGCCAAGGTGCGCGGCGTGTTCGGCAACCTGAAGTTCGACGCGCAGCCCGATGCCGATCAACTGGCGCGCGGCCGTGCCTGGCGCGCGCAAACGGACCGTCCGGTGCTGCTGCTGGCCAGCAGCCGTGCGGGCGAGGAAGCACTGTGGTTGCAGCGCTTGAACAAAAACCGGGCGCAGGCAGATCGCGCGCCCTCAGCGATGAAAAGCCAGGCATCGGCCGTGCAACCGGCCGTGCAGTGGCTGATCGTGCCGCGCCACCCCCAGCGCTTCGATGAGGTGCAGCAACTGCTCGAACGCGCCGGGCTGAGCGTGTCGCGCCGCAGCCGCTGGGCCGCAGCGCCTGCGCCTGCCGATGTGTGGCTGGGCGACTCGCTGGGCGAGATGGCGCTGTACTATGGCTTGGCCGATGTTGCGCTGCTGGGCGGCAGTTTTGCGCCGCTGGGCGGCCAGGACCTGATCGAGGCCGCTGCCTGCGGCTGCCCGCTGGTGCTGGGGCCGCACACCTTCAACTTTGCCGAGGCCGCCGAACGGGCCTGCGCGGCCGGCGCAGCGCAGCGCGTTCCCGACATCGGCGCCGGCATGGCGCTGGCCCTGCAACTGGCGCGCGACGGCGCGCAGCAGCGCGCTGCCAGCGCGCGCGCCACGCACTTTGCCAACACAGGCAAAGGCGCCGCGCAGGCGACGGTGCAGGCAGTGCTGGGCTATCTGCGTCGTGACGAGGAAACCGGGGGCTATTGA
- a CDS encoding methylated-DNA--[protein]-cysteine S-methyltransferase, whose product MHFHSHTVQTRITTPLGPVRLAASPAGLAGLWFEGQRHEPLPLLHGASAWSHAPDHPLLQAASGQLQQYLRGARAGFELPLDLSGGTAFQQSVWRALLTIARGQTISYGALSQQLGRPRAVRAVGAAVGRNPLSVVVPCHRVLGTDGSLTGYAGGLERKTALLTLDDAPHPHPGPHQGNA is encoded by the coding sequence ATGCACTTCCATTCCCACACCGTGCAGACCCGCATCACCACGCCACTCGGGCCAGTGCGGCTGGCGGCCTCTCCGGCAGGCTTGGCGGGCCTCTGGTTTGAGGGCCAGCGCCATGAACCGCTGCCCCTGCTGCACGGCGCCAGCGCCTGGAGCCATGCCCCCGACCACCCCTTGCTACAGGCCGCCAGCGGCCAATTGCAGCAGTACCTGCGCGGCGCGCGCGCCGGCTTCGAGTTGCCGCTGGACCTGTCGGGCGGCACCGCCTTTCAGCAAAGCGTCTGGCGCGCGCTGTTGACCATCGCCCGTGGCCAGACCATCAGCTATGGCGCGCTCAGCCAACAGCTCGGCAGGCCCCGGGCGGTGCGCGCCGTCGGTGCTGCCGTGGGGCGCAACCCCCTGAGCGTGGTCGTGCCCTGCCACCGCGTGCTGGGCACCGACGGCAGCCTGACCGGCTATGCCGGCGGCCTGGAGCGCAAGACCGCCCTGCTGACCCTGGACGATGCGCCCCACCCACATCCAGGCCCGCACCAAGGAAACGCATGA